The following are encoded in a window of Panicum virgatum strain AP13 chromosome 5N, P.virgatum_v5, whole genome shotgun sequence genomic DNA:
- the LOC120676797 gene encoding MADS-box transcription factor 3 isoform X2: MLNMMADLSCGSSKVKEQQAPTGSGDKPGRGKIEIKRIENTTNRQVTFCKRRNGLLKKAYELSVLCDAEVALIVFSSRGRLYEYANNSVKATIERYKKANSDTSNSGTVAEVNAQHYQQESAKLRQTISSLQNSNRTLVGDAIQTMSLRDLKQLEGRLEKGIAKIRARKNELLYAEVEYMQKREMDLQSDNMYLRSKVAENNERGQLPMNMMGAPSTSEYDHMAPYDSRNFLQVNIMQQPQHYSHQLQPTTLQLGQQPFS, from the exons ATGCTCAACATGATG GCTGATCTGAGCTGCGGATCGTCCAAGGTGAAAGAGCAGCAGGCGCCGACCGGCTCCGGCGACAAGCCGGGGAGGGGCAAGATCGAGATCAAGCGCATCGAGAACACGACCAACCGGCAGGTCACCTTCTGCAAGCGCCGCAACGGCCTCCTCAAGAAGGCGTACGAGCTCTCCGTGCTCTGCGACGCCGAGGTCGCGCTCATCGTCTTCTCGAGCCGCGGCCGCCTCTACGAGTACGCCAACAACAG TGTGAAGGCCACCATTGAGAGGTACAAGAAGGCCAACAGTGACACCTCCAACTCTGGCACGGTTGCAGAAGTCAATGCCCAG CATTACCAGCAGGAGTCTGCCAAGTTGCGCCAGACCATCAGTAGCTTGCAAAACTCAAACAG GACCTTGGTGGGAGATGCAATCCAAACCATGAGCCTCAGGGATCTTAAGCAGCTGGAGGGCAGGCTGGAGAAAGGAATAGCCAAGATTAGAGCCAGAAAG AACGAGTTGTTATACGCTGAAGTTGAGTACATGCAGAAAAGG GAGATGGATCTACAGAGTGACAACATGTACTTGAGGAGCAAG GTCGCCGAGAACAATGAAAGGGGACAGCTGCCCATGAACATGATGGGAGCGCCGTCGACAAGCGAATATGATCACATGGCCCCCTACGACTCGAGAAACTTCCTTCAAGTGAACATTATGCAGCAGCCTCAGCATTACTCCCATCAGCTCCAACCAACAACCCTTCAGCTCGG GCAACAACCTTTCAGTTAA
- the LOC120676797 gene encoding MADS-box transcription factor 3 isoform X1, translating to MLNMMADLSCGSSKVKEQQAPTGSGDKPGRGKIEIKRIENTTNRQVTFCKRRNGLLKKAYELSVLCDAEVALIVFSSRGRLYEYANNSVKATIERYKKANSDTSNSGTVAEVNAQHYQQESAKLRQTISSLQNSNSRTLVGDAIQTMSLRDLKQLEGRLEKGIAKIRARKNELLYAEVEYMQKREMDLQSDNMYLRSKVAENNERGQLPMNMMGAPSTSEYDHMAPYDSRNFLQVNIMQQPQHYSHQLQPTTLQLGQQPFS from the exons ATGCTCAACATGATG GCTGATCTGAGCTGCGGATCGTCCAAGGTGAAAGAGCAGCAGGCGCCGACCGGCTCCGGCGACAAGCCGGGGAGGGGCAAGATCGAGATCAAGCGCATCGAGAACACGACCAACCGGCAGGTCACCTTCTGCAAGCGCCGCAACGGCCTCCTCAAGAAGGCGTACGAGCTCTCCGTGCTCTGCGACGCCGAGGTCGCGCTCATCGTCTTCTCGAGCCGCGGCCGCCTCTACGAGTACGCCAACAACAG TGTGAAGGCCACCATTGAGAGGTACAAGAAGGCCAACAGTGACACCTCCAACTCTGGCACGGTTGCAGAAGTCAATGCCCAG CATTACCAGCAGGAGTCTGCCAAGTTGCGCCAGACCATCAGTAGCTTGCAAAACTCAAACAG TAGGACCTTGGTGGGAGATGCAATCCAAACCATGAGCCTCAGGGATCTTAAGCAGCTGGAGGGCAGGCTGGAGAAAGGAATAGCCAAGATTAGAGCCAGAAAG AACGAGTTGTTATACGCTGAAGTTGAGTACATGCAGAAAAGG GAGATGGATCTACAGAGTGACAACATGTACTTGAGGAGCAAG GTCGCCGAGAACAATGAAAGGGGACAGCTGCCCATGAACATGATGGGAGCGCCGTCGACAAGCGAATATGATCACATGGCCCCCTACGACTCGAGAAACTTCCTTCAAGTGAACATTATGCAGCAGCCTCAGCATTACTCCCATCAGCTCCAACCAACAACCCTTCAGCTCGG GCAACAACCTTTCAGTTAA
- the LOC120676797 gene encoding MADS-box transcription factor 3 isoform X4, translating into MLNMMADLSCGSSKVKEQQAPTGSGDKPGRGKIEIKRIENTTNRQVTFCKRRNGLLKKAYELSVLCDAEVALIVFSSRGRLYEYANNSVKATIERYKKANSDTSNSGTVAEVNAQHYQQESAKLRQTISSLQNSNRTLVGDAIQTMSLRDLKQLEGRLEKGIAKIRARKNELLYAEVEYMQKREMDLQSDNMYLRSKVAENNERGQLPMNMMGAPSTSEYDHMAPYDSRNFLQVNIMQQPQHYSHQLQPTTLQLG; encoded by the exons ATGCTCAACATGATG GCTGATCTGAGCTGCGGATCGTCCAAGGTGAAAGAGCAGCAGGCGCCGACCGGCTCCGGCGACAAGCCGGGGAGGGGCAAGATCGAGATCAAGCGCATCGAGAACACGACCAACCGGCAGGTCACCTTCTGCAAGCGCCGCAACGGCCTCCTCAAGAAGGCGTACGAGCTCTCCGTGCTCTGCGACGCCGAGGTCGCGCTCATCGTCTTCTCGAGCCGCGGCCGCCTCTACGAGTACGCCAACAACAG TGTGAAGGCCACCATTGAGAGGTACAAGAAGGCCAACAGTGACACCTCCAACTCTGGCACGGTTGCAGAAGTCAATGCCCAG CATTACCAGCAGGAGTCTGCCAAGTTGCGCCAGACCATCAGTAGCTTGCAAAACTCAAACAG GACCTTGGTGGGAGATGCAATCCAAACCATGAGCCTCAGGGATCTTAAGCAGCTGGAGGGCAGGCTGGAGAAAGGAATAGCCAAGATTAGAGCCAGAAAG AACGAGTTGTTATACGCTGAAGTTGAGTACATGCAGAAAAGG GAGATGGATCTACAGAGTGACAACATGTACTTGAGGAGCAAG GTCGCCGAGAACAATGAAAGGGGACAGCTGCCCATGAACATGATGGGAGCGCCGTCGACAAGCGAATATGATCACATGGCCCCCTACGACTCGAGAAACTTCCTTCAAGTGAACATTATGCAGCAGCCTCAGCATTACTCCCATCAGCTCCAACCAACAACCCTTCAGCTCGG ATGA
- the LOC120676797 gene encoding MADS-box transcription factor 3 isoform X3, translating to MLNMMADLSCGSSKVKEQQAPTGSGDKPGRGKIEIKRIENTTNRQVTFCKRRNGLLKKAYELSVLCDAEVALIVFSSRGRLYEYANNSVKATIERYKKANSDTSNSGTVAEVNAQHYQQESAKLRQTISSLQNSNSRTLVGDAIQTMSLRDLKQLEGRLEKGIAKIRARKNELLYAEVEYMQKREMDLQSDNMYLRSKVAENNERGQLPMNMMGAPSTSEYDHMAPYDSRNFLQVNIMQQPQHYSHQLQPTTLQLG from the exons ATGCTCAACATGATG GCTGATCTGAGCTGCGGATCGTCCAAGGTGAAAGAGCAGCAGGCGCCGACCGGCTCCGGCGACAAGCCGGGGAGGGGCAAGATCGAGATCAAGCGCATCGAGAACACGACCAACCGGCAGGTCACCTTCTGCAAGCGCCGCAACGGCCTCCTCAAGAAGGCGTACGAGCTCTCCGTGCTCTGCGACGCCGAGGTCGCGCTCATCGTCTTCTCGAGCCGCGGCCGCCTCTACGAGTACGCCAACAACAG TGTGAAGGCCACCATTGAGAGGTACAAGAAGGCCAACAGTGACACCTCCAACTCTGGCACGGTTGCAGAAGTCAATGCCCAG CATTACCAGCAGGAGTCTGCCAAGTTGCGCCAGACCATCAGTAGCTTGCAAAACTCAAACAG TAGGACCTTGGTGGGAGATGCAATCCAAACCATGAGCCTCAGGGATCTTAAGCAGCTGGAGGGCAGGCTGGAGAAAGGAATAGCCAAGATTAGAGCCAGAAAG AACGAGTTGTTATACGCTGAAGTTGAGTACATGCAGAAAAGG GAGATGGATCTACAGAGTGACAACATGTACTTGAGGAGCAAG GTCGCCGAGAACAATGAAAGGGGACAGCTGCCCATGAACATGATGGGAGCGCCGTCGACAAGCGAATATGATCACATGGCCCCCTACGACTCGAGAAACTTCCTTCAAGTGAACATTATGCAGCAGCCTCAGCATTACTCCCATCAGCTCCAACCAACAACCCTTCAGCTCGG ATGA
- the LOC120676058 gene encoding protodermal factor 1-like, translated as MEARALLASFVLTALVAQAFVGVVESRTSPMEEKASQGDDVKKPDCVPGVDPHMFPGVGGHGGGITPVPSHGGGITPVPSHGGSSGTSPSHGGSSGPALPSPSHGGAGSSPSTGGGYGGSPSHGGSGSSPSTGGGGAYGSSPSTPGGAYGSGGSASPSQGGGAYGGSSPTPAYGDSPSHGGIGTSSPTPFVAVDPHSLGSLPGSCDYWRSHPMEIWSAIGGRFPSSMRHLFGSAAGGVGGADVSIQDALANTRSDGAGALLREGAAALLNSMTRAGFLYTTEQVRDAFAAAAAGGSDGAAAAQAAAFKKANEGKA; from the exons ATGGAGGCGCGGGCTCTCCTTGCGAGCTTCGTGCTCACCGCGCTGGTCGCGCAGGCCTTCGTCGGCGTGGTCGAGTCCAGGACCAGCCCCATGGAGGAGAAGGCGAGCCAAG GTGACGACGTGAAGAAGCCGGACTGCGTGCCGGGAGTGGACCCGCACATGTTCCCCGGGGTTGGCGGGCACGGCGGTGGCATCACGCCCGTTCCGTCGCACGGCGGTGGCATCACGCCGGTGCCTTCGCACGGCGGCTCCAGCGGCACGTCGCCGTCCCACGGGGGCTCCAGCGGGCCGGCGCTGCCTTCCCCGtcgcacggcggcgccgggtcGTCGCCGTCCACCGGCGGAGGGTACGGTGGTTCCCCGTCCCACGGCGGCTCCGGGTCGTCGCCGTCCACTGGCGGTGGCGGAGCGTACGGTAGTTCCCCGTCGACCCCAGGCGGCGCCTACGGGAGCGGCGGGTCCGCGTCGCCGTCCCAAGGAGGAGGCGCATACGGGGGCAGCTCACCAACCCCGGCGTACGGCGACTCCCCGTCGCACGGCGGCATCGGGACCTCCTCCCCGACGCCGTTCGTCGCCGTCGACCCCCACAGCCTCGGCTCCCTCCCCGGGTCATGCGA CTACTGGAGGTCCCACCCCATGGAGATCTGGTCGGCGATCGGCGGGCGGTTCCCGAGCTCGATGAGGCACCTGTtcggctcggcggcgggcggtgtgGGCGGCGCCGACGTGAGCATCCAGGACGCGCTGGCCAACACCCGGTCCGACGGCGCGGGCGCGCTGCTGCGCGAGGGCGCCGCGGCGCTGCTCAACTCCATGACCCGCGCGGGGTTCCTCTACACCACGGAGCAGGTCCGCGACGCgttcgcggccgcggcggccggcgggtccgacggcgccgccgcggcgcaggcggcggccttCAAGAAGGCCAACGAGGGCAAGGCGTAG